A window from Ignavibacteriota bacterium encodes these proteins:
- the hpnC gene encoding squalene synthase HpnC → MSNENNNSELSHLYNQAIEFTNSHYENFPVLSFFTPKHLRKFIAVVYQFARQADDIADEGNFSNQKKIVELEKYENELNLAFNQNYENDFWKVFHHTIITKNLTKENFINLIKAFKQDLMKFRYNGFDDLLNYCKNSADPVGRIILEIYGVKNNEIEKYSDFICTALQLTNFYQDVSVDFQKGRIYIPQNEMQKFSIEETDFQNTSSNKIQFVELMTFQIERTRKMFSEGRKLLNFLPLRLRMQILVTIKGGEAILQKIENINFDVLNQRPKLNKLDFVKIFLSALIFRK, encoded by the coding sequence TTGAGTAACGAAAATAATAATTCCGAATTATCACATCTTTATAATCAAGCAATTGAATTTACAAATTCTCATTACGAAAACTTTCCCGTACTATCATTTTTTACTCCAAAACATTTAAGAAAATTTATTGCTGTTGTTTATCAATTTGCCAGACAAGCTGATGATATTGCTGATGAAGGAAATTTTTCAAACCAAAAAAAAATAGTTGAACTTGAGAAATATGAAAATGAATTAAATTTAGCTTTCAATCAAAATTATGAAAATGATTTTTGGAAAGTTTTTCATCACACCATAATCACAAAAAATTTAACAAAAGAAAATTTTATTAATTTGATAAAAGCATTTAAACAAGATTTAATGAAATTTAGATATAATGGTTTTGATGATTTATTAAATTATTGTAAAAATAGTGCTGATCCGGTTGGAAGAATTATTCTTGAAATTTACGGCGTTAAAAATAATGAAATTGAAAAATATTCCGATTTTATTTGTACTGCACTTCAGCTTACAAATTTTTATCAAGATGTTTCTGTGGATTTTCAAAAAGGAAGAATTTATATTCCTCAAAATGAAATGCAAAAATTTTCAATCGAAGAAACTGATTTTCAAAATACTTCGAGTAATAAAATTCAATTCGTTGAATTAATGACGTTTCAAATTGAACGTACAAGAAAAATGTTTTCAGAAGGAAGAAAATTATTAAACTTTTTACCATTAAGATTGCGCATGCAAATATTGGTTACAATTAAAGGCGGTGAAGCAATTTTGCAGAAAATAGAAAATATAAATTTTGATGTATTAAATCAAAGACCAAAATTGAATAAATTAGATTTCGTAAAAATATTTTTATCAGCTTTAATTTTCAGGAAATAA
- a CDS encoding PBP1A family penicillin-binding protein, translating to MAKKKSGFLKVKNKQLVYTLGIGFIVFFLLIGYLFYNHIVSGLPSLDQLENPKQSLASNVISIDNEIIGQYYRENRREISIDSIPSFVVDALISTEDRKFYDHWGVDLGRFIKAMFKTIFLGKKEGASTITQQLAKNLYDLKVARENLFQTGVRKIREWFTAIQIEQTYTKREILEMYLNNSFFGNRAYGIEMATQNYFGKSAKYLTLPEAAVFIGLLKSHVYYNPIRRPENALRRRNVVLYNMVDNEMLSEEEYEKLKDVPLKLTAENLNDGMQSSMAPHFVEHVRKQLESMADKYGYNLYEDGLKIYTTIHSKMQKIANKAAEDHLNEYQKLFDKYWKWESNKSVLDDLVDKAIKNDKNYQAVRSEEKKRIYRKLKNSKSFIDSVKTIAQTIEVGFVCLDATNGEIRAMIGGKNQDFSYGINHATQTKRQPGSSFKPIVYTTALENGLYPAFPIINQEFNYEGWNPHNFDNTTGGFMTLRDGLRTSENLISARIIIEGHVELWQVGRIANKLGIKTKLNLVPSISLGTSEVTLMELTSAYATLANKGIYNEPISILKIEDKDGIMIDQFSHSSREGLSAETSFLITNMLETALNEGTGARTRSIHKFYRPAAGKTGTTQDYGDAWFMGFTPQLAAGVWVGFDDRRVSFTGKYGQGSQAANPIWSNFMREVYAQLDFPFESFSFPESGNITTVKFCRESIYQFGNPRLYSSDCSTGELIDYINLKDIPIPFVKGRDTKVNLYTKFYKPDSNSYEAQEIDE from the coding sequence ATGGCAAAAAAGAAATCGGGTTTTCTTAAAGTAAAAAATAAACAATTAGTTTACACACTTGGAATTGGATTTATAGTTTTTTTTCTTTTAATCGGATATTTATTTTACAATCATATTGTTTCCGGTTTGCCTTCGTTAGATCAGCTTGAAAATCCCAAACAAAGTTTAGCTAGTAACGTAATTAGTATAGATAATGAAATTATCGGTCAATATTATAGAGAAAACAGAAGAGAAATTAGTATTGATAGCATTCCATCATTTGTAGTTGATGCTTTAATTTCTACAGAAGATAGAAAATTTTATGATCACTGGGGAGTTGATTTAGGCAGATTTATTAAAGCAATGTTTAAAACAATTTTCCTTGGTAAAAAAGAAGGCGCTAGTACAATTACACAGCAATTAGCAAAAAATTTATATGATCTTAAAGTTGCCCGCGAAAATTTATTTCAAACCGGCGTAAGAAAAATTAGAGAATGGTTTACTGCAATTCAAATTGAACAAACTTATACAAAAAGAGAAATTCTTGAAATGTATCTGAACAATTCCTTTTTCGGAAACAGAGCATATGGTATTGAAATGGCAACTCAAAATTATTTTGGGAAAAGTGCAAAATATCTAACGCTTCCGGAAGCTGCAGTTTTTATTGGATTGCTGAAATCACATGTTTATTATAATCCGATTCGCCGACCAGAAAATGCTCTGAGAAGAAGAAATGTGGTTTTGTATAATATGGTTGATAATGAAATGTTATCTGAAGAAGAATATGAAAAATTAAAAGATGTTCCGTTAAAACTTACTGCTGAAAATTTGAATGACGGAATGCAAAGCTCAATGGCACCTCATTTTGTTGAACATGTAAGAAAACAATTGGAATCAATGGCAGATAAGTATGGTTATAATCTTTATGAAGATGGTTTAAAAATTTATACAACAATACATAGTAAAATGCAGAAAATTGCAAATAAAGCAGCTGAAGATCATTTGAATGAATATCAAAAATTATTTGATAAATATTGGAAGTGGGAAAGTAATAAATCTGTTTTAGATGATTTAGTTGATAAAGCAATTAAGAATGATAAAAATTATCAAGCGGTGAGAAGCGAAGAAAAGAAAAGAATTTATAGAAAATTAAAAAATTCAAAATCATTTATTGATTCCGTAAAAACTATTGCGCAGACAATTGAGGTTGGATTTGTTTGTTTGGATGCAACAAATGGTGAAATAAGGGCTATGATAGGTGGGAAAAATCAAGATTTCAGCTACGGTATAAATCATGCCACACAAACTAAAAGACAGCCCGGATCTTCATTCAAACCAATTGTTTATACTACTGCACTAGAAAATGGATTATATCCGGCATTCCCAATTATAAATCAAGAATTCAATTACGAAGGCTGGAATCCGCACAATTTTGATAATACTACTGGCGGATTTATGACACTTCGAGACGGATTGAGAACCTCAGAAAATTTAATTAGTGCACGAATAATTATCGAAGGTCACGTTGAGTTATGGCAAGTAGGAAGAATTGCAAATAAATTAGGAATAAAAACTAAATTAAATTTAGTTCCGTCAATTTCACTTGGAACTTCTGAAGTTACTTTAATGGAATTAACTTCTGCTTATGCAACTTTAGCCAATAAAGGAATTTACAACGAACCTATTTCAATTCTCAAAATTGAAGATAAAGACGGAATAATGATAGACCAGTTTTCACACAGTTCCAGAGAAGGATTATCTGCCGAAACTTCATTTTTAATTACAAACATGCTTGAAACTGCATTAAATGAAGGAACCGGAGCAAGAACAAGATCAATACATAAATTTTATAGACCAGCCGCTGGGAAAACGGGAACTACACAAGATTATGGAGATGCATGGTTTATGGGATTTACTCCGCAATTAGCTGCTGGAGTTTGGGTTGGTTTTGATGATAGACGTGTTTCATTTACTGGAAAATATGGACAAGGTTCGCAAGCTGCAAATCCAATTTGGTCAAATTTTATGCGCGAAGTTTATGCACAACTCGATTTTCCATTTGAATCTTTTTCGTTTCCTGAAAGTGGAAATATCACGACCGTTAAATTTTGCAGAGAATCTATTTATCAGTTTGGAAATCCAAGATTATATTCAAGCGATTGTTCTACTGGTGAATTAATTGATTATATAAATCTTAAAGACATCCCAATTCCTTTTGTAAAAGGAAGAGATACAAAAGTGAATTTATATACTAAATTTTATAAACCGGATAGTAATTCCTATGAAGCACAAGAAATTGACGAATAA
- a CDS encoding UDP-2,3-diacylglucosamine diphosphatase codes for MASIFISDLHFGLLSQENEKLREKKFVDFLQFAKNNCDQFFILGDLFDYWFEYRRVIQKGYFRTLTSIADLVESGIEVHYIIGNHDFMHRDFFEKEIGVKLYENELKIEIENKKFFLAHGDGLVENDLGYKILKKVLRNKNVQKFYSLIHPDLGIWLASSSSKKSRNYTTQKSYGENDGLLNSAKKIIVNGYDFVIFGHSHERKNEIYKSGQYINLGTWLDKPCYGIFKNQKFEIIEWNS; via the coding sequence TTGGCATCAATTTTTATATCTGATTTGCATTTTGGATTACTTTCTCAAGAAAATGAAAAATTAAGAGAAAAGAAATTCGTTGATTTTTTACAATTTGCTAAAAATAATTGTGATCAGTTTTTCATTTTAGGTGATTTGTTTGATTACTGGTTTGAGTACAGACGCGTTATTCAAAAAGGATATTTTAGAACTTTAACTTCAATTGCGGATTTGGTTGAAAGCGGAATTGAAGTACATTATATAATTGGAAATCATGATTTTATGCACAGAGATTTTTTTGAGAAAGAAATTGGCGTTAAACTTTATGAAAATGAATTGAAAATCGAAATTGAAAATAAAAAGTTTTTTCTTGCTCACGGCGATGGTTTGGTTGAAAATGATTTGGGTTATAAAATTCTGAAAAAAGTTTTAAGAAATAAAAATGTTCAGAAATTTTATTCACTAATTCATCCGGATTTAGGAATTTGGCTTGCAAGTTCATCAAGTAAAAAAAGCAGAAATTATACAACGCAAAAATCATATGGTGAAAATGACGGATTACTAAATTCCGCAAAAAAAATAATTGTTAATGGTTACGATTTTGTAATTTTCGGGCATTCGCATGAACGTAAAAATGAAATTTATAAAAGTGGACAATACATAAATTTAGGAACTTGGTTGGATAAACCTTGTTACGGAATTTTCAAAAATCAAAAATTTGAAATTATTGAGTGGAATAGTTAA
- a CDS encoding M1 family metallopeptidase: MTLILLSLTVLVFALKNIFNVSTDDGITFIENGFRFNPSQISEIEKYISENQRKLDILHYQIEIELLPEKEEIFGTTIITGISRSKNLNKIELNFHDNFDISLVEFNNKSANYLYEDDKIIVNSKENLADTFSIKIKYSGTPKSLGFGSFRFAENNKTPVIYTLNEPIYASTWFPCNDFPNDKVLADIKIICDSSLTAVSNGILENVKTENDKKTYHWKTNYPISTYLIYFSAAKYKIFEDYYVNDKNDSMKILYYVFPEDLEKAKKDFSIHPNAIKFFSQTFGEYPFINEKYGVSEFLWSFGAMENQTVTSIGKNFISGSQFFTDILVHELAHQWWGNAITLSNWKDIWLNEGFATYSEALYWENESGFSSLQSTMQSFLTDFNGTTLYNPENLFDRIIYNKGAWVLHMLRKEIGDENFFKLLKKYYENYKYKNASTNDFIKIAKEFSKNDLTKFFDQWVFNGNGLIELEYSINKGNNPNEILLKINQIQEGYEEYNFPLEINFEFENDSIITENIIVNKRESIFNFNYSQNVKNLVLDPNGWLAFRKNQIIKEK; encoded by the coding sequence TTGACCTTAATTTTATTAAGTCTTACAGTATTAGTTTTTGCATTAAAAAATATATTTAATGTTTCCACGGATGACGGAATTACATTTATCGAAAATGGTTTTAGATTTAACCCTTCTCAAATTTCTGAAATTGAAAAATATATATCAGAAAACCAAAGAAAGCTCGATATTTTACATTATCAAATAGAAATAGAACTTTTACCAGAAAAAGAAGAAATCTTTGGAACAACAATAATTACCGGAATTTCGCGTAGTAAAAATCTTAATAAAATTGAATTAAATTTCCATGATAATTTTGATATATCGCTTGTGGAATTCAACAACAAATCCGCAAATTATTTGTATGAAGATGATAAAATAATTGTAAATTCTAAAGAAAATTTGGCTGATACATTTTCAATAAAAATAAAATATTCCGGAACTCCTAAAAGTTTGGGATTTGGTTCTTTTAGATTTGCTGAAAATAATAAAACGCCAGTAATTTATACTTTGAATGAACCAATTTATGCTTCAACTTGGTTTCCGTGTAATGATTTTCCGAATGATAAAGTTTTGGCTGATATTAAAATTATTTGTGATTCTTCATTAACCGCAGTTTCAAATGGCATTTTGGAAAATGTAAAAACGGAAAATGATAAAAAAACATATCATTGGAAAACAAATTATCCGATATCAACTTATTTAATTTATTTTTCTGCGGCAAAGTATAAAATATTTGAAGATTATTATGTGAATGATAAAAATGATTCTATGAAAATTCTTTATTACGTTTTTCCAGAAGATTTAGAAAAAGCAAAAAAAGATTTCAGTATTCATCCAAATGCAATAAAATTTTTCTCCCAAACTTTTGGAGAATATCCTTTCATAAATGAAAAATACGGAGTTTCAGAATTTTTATGGAGTTTCGGCGCAATGGAAAATCAAACAGTAACTTCCATTGGAAAAAATTTCATAAGCGGCTCACAATTTTTTACGGATATTTTAGTTCATGAACTTGCACATCAGTGGTGGGGAAATGCAATCACTTTATCAAATTGGAAAGATATTTGGCTTAATGAAGGATTTGCAACTTACTCAGAAGCTTTGTATTGGGAAAATGAAAGTGGATTTAGTTCACTGCAATCTACAATGCAATCTTTTTTAACAGATTTTAATGGAACAACTTTGTACAATCCGGAAAATTTATTTGATAGAATAATTTATAATAAAGGCGCTTGGGTTTTACATATGTTAAGAAAAGAAATTGGTGATGAAAATTTCTTCAAACTTCTCAAAAAATATTATGAAAATTACAAATATAAAAATGCTTCGACTAATGACTTTATAAAGATTGCAAAAGAATTTAGCAAAAATGATTTAACAAAGTTTTTTGATCAATGGGTTTTTAATGGAAATGGTTTGATAGAGTTAGAATATTCAATAAATAAGGGAAACAATCCCAATGAAATTTTGTTAAAAATAAATCAAATTCAAGAAGGTTATGAAGAATACAATTTTCCGCTTGAAATAAATTTCGAATTTGAAAATGATTCAATTATTACAGAAAATATTATTGTTAATAAACGAGAAAGTATTTTTAATTTTAATTATAGTCAAAATGTTAAAAATTTAGTTCTTGATCCAAATGGGTGGCTGGCTTTTAGAAAAAATCAAATAATCAAAGAAAAATAA
- the hpnD gene encoding presqualene diphosphate synthase HpnD, with amino-acid sequence METAQQISKKSKSSFYYTFAFLPKQKRNAIKSIYAFCRMTDDIVDNSKESKEQKIANLKIWKNDFEKSLNGKSENPLLIELYNVIKFYKIPTQPFFDLIDGVEMDLEKNRFENFEELKKYCYNVASTVGLMTIPIFGYKNSTTEKFAVNLGIALQLTNIIRDVNVDVKNDRIYLPKEDLEKFNYSEFDLMNSVYNENFCDLMKFEAERAREFYRDGDKYLSKEDKSNMFTARAMEYIYLRLLDKIEIENFNVFSKKISVSNFNKIFIALFVFIKYKTFCKWLKL; translated from the coding sequence ATAGAAACAGCACAACAAATATCAAAAAAAAGTAAAAGCAGTTTTTACTACACTTTTGCATTTTTACCGAAACAAAAACGCAATGCAATAAAATCAATATATGCATTCTGTCGAATGACAGATGATATTGTTGATAACTCAAAAGAATCAAAAGAACAAAAAATTGCTAATCTGAAAATATGGAAAAATGATTTTGAAAAATCTTTAAATGGAAAATCAGAAAATCCATTACTAATTGAATTATACAATGTTATAAAATTTTATAAAATTCCTACTCAACCGTTTTTTGATTTGATTGACGGCGTTGAAATGGATTTAGAAAAAAATAGATTTGAAAATTTTGAAGAGTTAAAAAAATATTGTTACAATGTTGCATCCACAGTTGGACTAATGACAATTCCAATTTTTGGGTATAAAAATTCAACCACGGAAAAATTTGCAGTAAATTTGGGAATTGCTCTTCAATTAACAAATATAATTCGTGATGTAAATGTTGATGTAAAAAATGATAGAATTTATTTACCGAAAGAAGATTTAGAAAAATTCAATTATTCAGAATTTGATTTAATGAATTCAGTTTACAATGAAAATTTTTGTGATTTAATGAAATTCGAAGCTGAAAGGGCAAGAGAATTTTATAGAGATGGGGATAAGTATTTATCAAAAGAAGATAAATCAAATATGTTTACTGCACGAGCAATGGAATATATTTATTTACGGCTTCTAGATAAAATTGAAATAGAAAATTTTAATGTTTTTTCTAAAAAAATTAGCGTGTCAAATTTCAACAAAATTTTTATTGCTTTATTTGTTTTTATAAAATATAAAACGTTTTGTAAATGGCTAAAACTATAA
- a CDS encoding FAD-dependent oxidoreductase: MAKTIIIGGGLAGLSAAVYLSKNNRKVELIESSPKLGGRTYSFFNKTFNSEIDNGQHLLLGAYKSTLEFLKITNAINKIEFQDNLKIIYKNKVGESFTIDASKYFYPINLLSAIWNFNSLTKKDKFNFIRFVSSISFQNDKNLEKISVKKYLIKNNQSENAIKSFWEILAISALNTNIDEASAVLFNKMLKKIFLAGNKSTTILTPKENLSKIFIDPSLEYLKQTSFNYSISEKLESIKIYNNIITELKTDLRTITDFENVILAIPPYQILKLNCNEKLLQSDFLEFEYSAIISVNMKLKKNIFTEKFVALIDSEVDWIFNHNKYISIVISDANKFVELSKEQILEICINELQKYFKNFEKDLIIKSLVIKEKRATIKSTPEFENFRNKIVTKIKNLSIVGDWTNTGLPQTIESAILSGKLSAFKFIK; the protein is encoded by the coding sequence ATGGCTAAAACTATAATCATTGGCGGCGGGTTAGCCGGATTATCAGCAGCAGTATATCTATCCAAGAATAACCGCAAAGTTGAATTAATTGAATCATCACCTAAACTTGGCGGAAGAACATATTCTTTTTTTAACAAAACTTTCAATTCAGAAATTGATAATGGGCAGCATTTACTTTTGGGTGCATATAAATCAACATTGGAATTTTTGAAAATTACCAATGCAATTAATAAAATAGAATTTCAAGATAATTTAAAAATTATTTATAAAAATAAAGTTGGTGAAAGTTTTACTATTGATGCTTCAAAATATTTTTATCCAATAAATTTACTTTCTGCTATTTGGAATTTTAATTCGCTTACGAAAAAAGACAAATTTAATTTTATAAGATTTGTCAGTTCAATTTCATTTCAAAATGATAAAAATTTAGAAAAAATTTCTGTCAAAAAATATTTGATAAAAAACAACCAATCAGAAAATGCAATAAAATCCTTCTGGGAAATTTTAGCAATTAGTGCACTAAACACCAATATTGATGAGGCTTCTGCTGTATTATTTAATAAAATGTTGAAGAAAATATTTCTTGCTGGAAATAAATCAACCACAATTTTAACTCCAAAAGAAAATTTAAGTAAGATTTTTATTGATCCTTCTTTAGAATATTTGAAGCAAACAAGTTTTAATTATTCCATTTCCGAAAAGTTAGAAAGTATAAAAATTTATAATAATATTATCACTGAATTAAAAACTGATTTACGAACTATTACAGATTTTGAAAATGTAATTTTAGCTATCCCACCTTATCAAATACTCAAATTAAATTGCAATGAGAAATTACTTCAAAGTGATTTTTTAGAGTTTGAATATTCAGCAATTATTTCGGTAAATATGAAACTGAAAAAAAATATTTTCACGGAAAAGTTTGTTGCGTTAATTGATTCTGAAGTAGATTGGATTTTTAATCATAATAAATACATCTCAATTGTAATAAGCGACGCAAATAAATTTGTTGAATTATCAAAAGAACAAATTTTGGAAATTTGTATAAATGAACTTCAGAAATACTTTAAGAATTTTGAAAAAGATCTAATCATAAAGAGTTTAGTGATAAAAGAAAAAAGGGCAACAATAAAATCGACACCTGAATTTGAAAACTTTCGAAATAAAATAGTAACGAAAATAAAAAATCTTTCAATTGTTGGAGATTGGACAAATACCGGTTTGCCACAAACTATTGAAAGTGCAATTCTTAGCGGAAAGTTGTCGGCATTCAAATTTATAAAATAA
- a CDS encoding citrate (Si)-synthase → MSDLKEKLFKKIEAWRPRTTRLLKEFGNVKIDEVDIGQVIGGARDIKSLVTDISYLDPFEGIRFRGFTIPEVLEKLPKVPGGEMPYVEGFFYFLLTGDIPSMEDVQAVAEEFSKRHEVPQYVFNILKAMPEDSHPMVMFSTAILAMQKESEFVKEYNSGHLKKNDYWAPTYEDGLNLLAKIPGIAAFIYRLKYKNGDIIESDSKLDLGGNFAHMMGIAKPYDDVARMYFILHSDHESGNVSAHAGHLVASALSDLYYSISAMTNGLAGPLHGLANQEVLSWLHGVYDQMGGKVPTEAEMKQFVWDTLKGGQVIPGFGHAVLRKTDPRYMAQREFSLKHLPNDPLFQYVDLLFKVVPPILLEQGKAKNPWPNVDAQSGVIQWYYGLKEYDFYTVLFAVGRAFGVVANIIWDRGLGYPIERPKSVTTEMLEEAAGIKNANS, encoded by the coding sequence ATGTCAGATCTAAAAGAAAAGTTGTTTAAGAAAATTGAAGCATGGCGCCCGCGTACCACTCGTCTTTTAAAAGAATTTGGAAATGTTAAAATTGATGAAGTTGATATTGGTCAAGTTATTGGAGGTGCGAGAGATATTAAAAGTCTTGTTACCGATATTTCCTATCTCGATCCGTTTGAAGGAATTAGATTCCGTGGATTTACCATTCCCGAAGTTTTAGAAAAACTTCCAAAAGTACCCGGCGGAGAAATGCCATATGTGGAAGGATTTTTCTACTTTTTGTTAACTGGCGATATTCCATCGATGGAAGATGTTCAAGCTGTTGCAGAAGAATTTAGTAAACGTCATGAAGTTCCGCAATACGTATTTAATATCTTAAAAGCTATGCCGGAAGATTCCCATCCAATGGTAATGTTTTCAACAGCAATTTTAGCAATGCAAAAAGAATCTGAATTTGTTAAAGAATACAATTCCGGTCATTTAAAGAAAAATGATTATTGGGCTCCGACTTATGAAGATGGGTTAAATCTTCTTGCAAAAATTCCGGGAATTGCTGCATTCATTTACAGATTGAAATATAAAAATGGTGACATTATTGAATCTGATTCAAAATTAGATCTTGGCGGAAATTTTGCTCATATGATGGGAATAGCAAAACCTTATGATGATGTTGCAAGAATGTATTTCATTCTTCACAGCGATCATGAAAGCGGGAATGTTAGTGCACACGCTGGTCACTTAGTTGCAAGTGCACTTTCGGATTTATATTACTCAATTTCTGCAATGACAAATGGTCTTGCCGGACCTTTGCACGGACTTGCAAATCAAGAAGTACTAAGCTGGCTTCATGGTGTTTATGATCAAATGGGCGGAAAAGTTCCAACTGAAGCTGAGATGAAACAATTTGTTTGGGATACATTAAAAGGCGGACAAGTAATTCCTGGATTTGGTCATGCAGTTTTAAGAAAAACTGATCCACGCTATATGGCGCAGAGAGAATTTAGTTTGAAACATTTACCAAATGATCCGCTTTTCCAATATGTTGATTTACTATTTAAAGTTGTTCCTCCTATTTTGTTAGAACAAGGTAAAGCAAAAAATCCTTGGCCAAATGTTGATGCACAATCCGGAGTTATTCAATGGTATTATGGATTAAAAGAATATGATTTCTACACTGTTCTTTTTGCAGTTGGAAGAGCTTTTGGTGTTGTTGCAAATATTATTTGGGATCGTGGACTTGGTTACCCAATCGAACGTCCAAAATCTGTTACAACAGAAATGCTCGAAGAAGCTGCTGGGATTAAAAATGCAAATTCATAA